The nucleotide window GGATTTACGGCGGAATAAAATTAGGGGTTGGTGGATTGATTTCGGCTTATAAAACTTCAGCACAAATTACTTTGGAATCTTGCGAAATAATCGAAAAAACAATTGATGTCCCTTTTCAAATTTCTTTTGATTATAAAAATATGAACAAAGTCATGCGGGTAATTAAAGAAAAAAAGCTAGAAATTGCATCTCAAGAGATGTTAATAAACGAAGAAACCAATCTGCCAATTGGAAAAATCACAGTAAAAACAAGAAAAAAAAATGCCGAAACAGTATTCGACGCTTTTCAATCATTGTTTGAAATAGACATAAAAAAACTATAATTCCTCAGTTAAAAGAAATCATTTTGAGGATTATTCAAAAGATTTAACCATATCTAAAATGTAATCCGGAGGTGCAATTGGCCTACCCGTTTTTAGCGACACAAATACCAACATAAATTGTGCAGTTGTTAATAACTCTTTAGCCTC belongs to Flavobacterium gilvum and includes:
- a CDS encoding IMPACT family protein; its protein translation is MKMKDTYNTIASPSEESLFKEKNSKFYGYAFPIESEEEVKPLIEILKKQHPNAVHYCYAYQLGSEKIQYRANDDGEPSGTAGTPIYGQIQSFGLTNVLIVVVRIYGGIKLGVGGLISAYKTSAQITLESCEIIEKTIDVPFQISFDYKNMNKVMRVIKEKKLEIASQEMLINEETNLPIGKITVKTRKKNAETVFDAFQSLFEIDIKKL